The following proteins are encoded in a genomic region of Triticum dicoccoides isolate Atlit2015 ecotype Zavitan chromosome 1B, WEW_v2.0, whole genome shotgun sequence:
- the LOC119326876 gene encoding uncharacterized protein LOC119326876 isoform X1, with protein sequence MAACLQSLAMGLLQPARPLSEQILHLTPMVSVVLAEDCYLQGHYGFLSVPMDLVPTRSPSLGEVLREAGRGFLHLYFPTRSAWPCHVSLMRLTSASRAMQCWPFRRLQRPTWWVSSRTPTCAPSMPST encoded by the exons ATGGCTGCCTGCCTTCAGTCCCTGGCCATGGGGCTTCTCCAGCCGGCGCGTCCTCTCAGCGAGCAGATCTTGCACCTCACGCCGATGGTCTCCGTCGTCCTGGCGGAGGACTGCTACCTTCAGGGCCACTATGGGTTTCTGAGTGTGCCTATGGACCTCGTACCAACAAG GTCACCGTCTTTGGGCGAGGTGCTTCGCGAGGCTGGAAGAGGTTTTCTGCATCTGTATTTCCCGACGAGATCTGCTTGGCCTTGCCATGTATCTTTGATGAG ACTGACCTCCGCTTCCAGAGCCATGCAGTGCTGGCCCTTCAGGAGGCTGCAGAGGCCTACCTGGTGGGTCTCTTCGAGGACACCAACGTGTGCGCCATCCATGCCAAGCACGTGA
- the LOC119326876 gene encoding uncharacterized protein LOC119326876 isoform X2, whose amino-acid sequence MGLLQPARPLSEQILHLTPMVSVVLAEDCYLQGHYGFLSVPMDLVPTRSPSLGEVLREAGRGFLHLYFPTRSAWPCHVSLMRLTSASRAMQCWPFRRLQRPTWWVSSRTPTCAPSMPST is encoded by the exons ATGGGGCTTCTCCAGCCGGCGCGTCCTCTCAGCGAGCAGATCTTGCACCTCACGCCGATGGTCTCCGTCGTCCTGGCGGAGGACTGCTACCTTCAGGGCCACTATGGGTTTCTGAGTGTGCCTATGGACCTCGTACCAACAAG GTCACCGTCTTTGGGCGAGGTGCTTCGCGAGGCTGGAAGAGGTTTTCTGCATCTGTATTTCCCGACGAGATCTGCTTGGCCTTGCCATGTATCTTTGATGAG ACTGACCTCCGCTTCCAGAGCCATGCAGTGCTGGCCCTTCAGGAGGCTGCAGAGGCCTACCTGGTGGGTCTCTTCGAGGACACCAACGTGTGCGCCATCCATGCCAAGCACGTGA